Proteins encoded together in one Papaver somniferum cultivar HN1 unplaced genomic scaffold, ASM357369v1 unplaced-scaffold_117, whole genome shotgun sequence window:
- the LOC113329875 gene encoding uncharacterized protein LOC113329875, with amino-acid sequence MSLCKNGKGLKSLSEIDYYLLRHGIHSTYTIWRFHGEKLVGKGQKDNSTSDNVGIAVDNVGNLTEDIGVAAENDDHSYCVGENDGLHSRVPNHAGTSISKKKRYLYERAREPLYPSCDKGKIPLYAAIKLNNIKTQYGFSYNGVTALLELFKELLPDGKTLPSKFYEVKKLIQEMGMDFITYDTCINDCILYWKDHASLVRCPVCQEPRYEKSFNDERKLTQVARKTLRHFPLIKRLQRFYSIPWIAEAMYWHSKAQSDINVMRHPVDYLSWRCANIFH; translated from the coding sequence ATGTCCTTGTGTAAGAATGGTAAAGGATTGAAGTCGCTAAGTGAAATTGATTATTATTTGCTCAGACATGGTATTCACTCAACGTATACAATATGGCGTTTTCACGGGGAAAAGTTAGTAGGTAAAGGACAGAAGGATAATAGTACTAGTGACAATGTAGGAATTGCAGTTGACAATGTAGGAAATTTAACTGAGGATATTGGAGTTGCTGCTGAGAACGACGATCATAGTTATTGTGTAGGTGAGAATGATGGGTTACACAGTAGGGTTCCCAATCATGCTGGAACCAGCATCAGCAAAAAGAAAAGATATTTATATGAGCGTGCAAGAGAACCATTATACCCTTCATGTGACAAAGGAAAGATACCATTGTACGCGGCTATAAAACTGaataacataaaaacacaatatggATTTTCATACAATGGTGTCACTGCACTCTTAGAATTGTTTAAGGAGTTGCTTCCTGATGGAAAAACACTTCCATCTAAGTTCTATGAAGTAAAAAAGTTGATCCAAGAAATGGGAATGGATTTCATTACCTATGATACATGCATAAATGATTGTATTTTATACTGGAAGGATCATGCATCACTAGTTAGGTGTCCAGTTTGTCAAGAACCTAGGTATGAGAAATCCTTTAATGATGAAAGGAAACTTACACAAGTAGCTCGAAAGACTTTAAGACATTTTCCGCTGATAAAAAGACTGCAAAGGTTTTATAGTATACCGTGGATAGCTGAGGCAATGTACTGGCATTCTAAAGCACAATCCGATATAAATGTTATGCGTCATCCAGTTGATTATTTATCTTGGCGATGTGCGAATATTTTTCACTAG